A single window of Neospora caninum Liverpool complete genome, chromosome XII DNA harbors:
- a CDS encoding Ribosomal protein L18, related, whose product MGVDLEHNGRKKKGGRRTVKSQNPYLRLLVKLYQFLARRTNSSFNAVVLKRLMGPKRLKAPMSLSKLARHMKDKEDHIAVLVGSVTDDIRMVHVPKLSVCALRFSETARRRLEKAGGECITFDQLALRRPKGSKCVLLRAATKSREADKHFGAAPGTPGSKARPYVRSSGRKFEKARGRRKSRGYKN is encoded by the exons ATG GGTGTCGATCTCGAGCACAACGGCCGCAAGAAGAAGGGCGGTCGCAGGACAGTGAAGTCGCAAAACCCGTACCTGCGCCTCCTCGTAAAG CTCTACCAGTTCCTGGCACGTCGCACCAACAGCAGCTTCAATGCCGTGGTTCTGAAGCGTCTGATGGGCCCGAAGAGGCTGAAGGCTCCGATGTCTCTGTCGAAGCTCGCGCGTCACATGAAGGACAAGGAAGACCACATTGCAGTTCTCGTCGGCTCCGTCACCG ACGACATTCGCATGGTCCACGTCCCGAAATTGAGCGTTTGCGCTCTGCGATTCTCGGAGactgcgcgtcgccgcttGGAGAAAGCTGGAGGCGAATGCATCACCTTTGATCAactcgctcttcgtcgccccAAAGGCTCCAAgtgcgttcttctccgtgcaGCAACCAAGAGCCGCGAAGCTGACAAGCACTTCGGGGCTGCGCCAG GTACCCCTGGATCCAAGGCCCGCCCGTATGTGCGCTCAAGTGGCCGCAAGttcgagaaggcgcgtggTCGCAGAAAGTCGCGTGGATACAAGAACTAA
- a CDS encoding ATP-dependent metalloprotease involved in cell division, related, producing the protein MQRLLSARSRRGVLSVARQFIPGKDRCDRGSRRFLSRVPPSLGNATLCRPLFSALSPLSPLSVPQPDLCLVTSCASPAFLSLLSTLVGFSSPTRALNSPAQRAHRAFFSSTLPPPRFSASFFSPSSASSASPFSSASPFSSRPTLKHLEQQAELHPHDLPALQRYFAALNEAGEAHKVVRKFEENAFLKQLLSQDLRGNEHETAPIRGVVVEYLKALCSTDLIQSRPLSAVARELAPFLRGAESSSLAQKGDAGSDGRAGSRGDLESEVRLLQMSQQQLLFQQLQQISNQLAKAESPRADARSLQTATRFEEPLAEGTETREGSRRRGIVAWTLYVIRGACRGIWKTVKVGSRGLWSLLLSPVAAVLLIWSFATEALPGLQQAAKKVDGLPEGKSKEWVEGKIVQPDEVKTTFSDVKGCEEVKKEVEEVVAYLKSPAKFTAMGARLPKGILLQGPPGTGKTLLARAIAGEAGVPFIHASGSEFEEMFVGVGASRLRQLFAEARRLSPCILFIDEIDALGGKRTLTENKHHRQTLNQLLTELDGFKPSDGVTLVCATNLLEALDPALTRPGRIDRIIHVPFPSKKERIEILQHYAKEMPLATDVDLEILAALTSGMTGADLANLLNFAAIRAATEGKEQVTRAEVDESFDRLMVGSRRAGVVMKEEERRLTAYHESGHALVALYTPASAPLHKATILFRGSSLGVTWSVEKEDSYSQSEQQCLASLDVAMGGKAAEALAFGEGNVTSGCRSDLVRATQLARTMVTNYGMGFSDSKAPMVIGRQDYAVVSDERRSRIDEAVQKLLDESYARARKLLEEKREELKRLAEALLEHETLSAEEVRLAVSGKLRKKPETSRGSVGDEAEDANLQAAVSASSARVERDTDGRAGLGVSAAAETRAVTQPRTAAGGGESEETRDEPAAKAREASPETPGASGALAPSPYAVAASAAAEVSAMLAQSRQRRDGETTGGEETEGGGERKKRPEPGRGDEGSTSSGR; encoded by the exons ATGCAGCGTCTACTCTCGGCGCGGAGCCGCCGAGGCGTGCTTTCCGTCGCTCGACAATTCATACCCGGAAAAGACAGATGCGATCGAGGATcgcgccgtttcctctctcgggTCCCCCCGTCGCTCGGGAACGCAACCCTGTGTCGCCCGCTgttctctgcgctctctcctctctcgccgctctccgtTCCGCAACCTGATTTGTGTCTGGTCACATCTTGTGCGTCTccggctttcctctcgcttctctcgactctcgtcgggttttcctctccgacGCGTGCCCTCAACTCGCCCGCTCAGCGCGCGcaccgcgccttcttctcctccactctgcctccgcctcgcttttcggcttcgttcttctctccctcttccgcctcttcggcttctccgttttcttccgcttccccgttttcttcccgtccgACTCTGAAGCATTTGGAACAACAGGCCGAGCTGCATCCGCACGACCTTCCCGCTCTGCAGCGCTACTTTGCGGCCTTGAACGAGGCCGGGGAGGCCCACAAAGTCGTGCGGAAGTTCGAAGAGAACGCGTTTCTCAAGCAGCTGCTGTCTCAGGACTTGCGCGGGAACGAGCACGAGACGGCGCCTATCCGCGGCGTCGTCGTCGAGTACCTCAAGGCTCTTTGCTCCACGGATCTGATCCAATCGCGgccgctctctgccgtcgcccGGGAACTCGCGCCGTTTCTCCGAGGCGCGGAGagttcgtctctcgcgcaaaaaggagacgcgggaagcGACGGACGCGCGGGTTCGCGCGGAGACTTGGAGAGTGAAGTTCGGCTTCTCCAGATGAGTCAGCAGCAACTGCTCTTCCAGCAGCTGCAACAAATTTCGAACCAACTCGCGAAGGCGGAGTCCCCacgcgcagacgcgcgcaGCCTTCAGACGGCTACGCGTTTCGAAGAACCCCTCGCGGAGGgaacggaaacgcgagaaggatCGAGACGACGCGGGATCGTCGCTTGGACTCTCTACGTCAtccgcggcgcctgccgcggCATCTGGAAAACTGTGAAAGTTGGAAG tCGGGGGCTATGGAGTCTCCTTTTGTCGCCCGTGGCGGCTGTTCTGTTGATTTGGAGTTTcgcgacggaggcgctgcCTGGGCTTCagcaggcggcgaagaaagtcGACGGCCTGCCAGAGGGAAAATCGAAGGAGTGGGTGGAAGGGAAAATCGTTCAGCCGGACGAAGTGAAAACCACTTTCAGTGACGTGAAG GGATGCGAGGAGGTGAAGAAAGAGGTTGAAGAAGTAGTTGCCTACCTTAAATCTCCTGCAAAATTCACAGCCATGGGAGCTCGCCTGCCGAAAGGCATTCTCCTCCAAGGTCCCCCAG GGACGGGGAAGACACTCCTGGCGAGGGCGAtcgccggcgaggcaggTGTTCCTTTCATCCACGCCTCAGGCTCGGAATTCGAGGAAATGTTTGTCGGTGTCG ggGCGAGTCGTCTTCGGCAGCTCTTtgcagaggcgcggcgctTGAGTCCGTGCATTTTGTTCATCGACGAGATTGACGCACttggaggaaaacgaacgtTAACGGAAAACAAACATCACAGACAAACGCTCAATCAACTCCTCACCGAACTCGATGGATTCAAACCT TCGGACGGCGTGACCCTCGTCTGCGCGACGAACCTCCTGGAGGCTCTCGATCCGGCTCTGACGCGCCCTGGACGAATCGACAGAATCATCCAcgttcctttcccctctAAGAAGGAGCGCATTGAG ATTCTCCAGCACTACGCGAAAGAGATGCCTCTCGCCACCGACGTGGACCTCGAGATTCTTGCCGCTCTCACCTCGGGCATGACGGGCGCAGATTTGGCGAATCTTCTCAACTTTGCTGCAATTCGCGCAGCgacggaagggaaggaacAG gTGACGCGAGCGGAAGTGGACGAGAGTTTCGATCGCCTGATGGTCGGAAGTCGCCGAGCCGGCGTCGTGatgaaggaagaggagagacgcctgaCTGCATATCACGAG tCGGGCCACGCTCTGGTAGCGCTGTACACGCCTGCGAGTGCGCCTCTCCACAAAGCGACGATTTTGTTTCGCGGGTCGTCCCTGGGTGTCACGTGGTccgtggagaaggaagacagtTACTCGCAGTCTGAGCAGCAGTGCCTCGCGTCGCTGGACGTGGCGATGGGCGGAAAGGCTGCGGAGGCGCTCGCGTTCGGCGAAGGCAACGTCACGAGCGGGTGTCGAAGCGATCTCGTGCGGGCTACGCAGCTGGCGCGCACGATGGTGACGAACTACGGGATGGGGTTTTCCGACTCCAAGGCCCCGATGGTGATTGGGCGCCAAGACTACGCAGTCGTCAGCGATGAACGCCGAAGCCGGATCGACGAAGCCGTGCAAAAACTCCTCGACGAAAGCtacgcgcgcgcgcgaaagCTCCTCGAGGAAAAGCGCGAAGAACTCAAGCGCCTCGCCGAG GCTCTGCTGGAGCACGAGACTCTTTCGGCGGAGGAAGTGCGTTTGGCGGTTTCTGGGAAGTTGCGGAAAAAACCGGAAACGTCCAGAGGCAGCgtcggcgacgaggccgaagacgcgaacTTACaagctgctgtctctgcgtcgagTGCGCGtgtggaaagagacaccgacGGCCGCGCGGGGCTGGGCGTTTcagccgctgcagagacgcgagccgTCACGCAACCTCGAACGGCTGCAGGGGGCggggagagcgaagagacgcgcgacgagCCGGCCGCGAAGGCccgcgaggcgtctccggaGACGCCGGGCGCGTCCGGCGCGCTCGCGCCCTCGCCCTACGCGgtcgcggcgtctgctgCCGCGGAAGTCTCCGCGATGCTCGCCCAGAGCCGGCAgcggcgcgacggcgagacgaccggaggcgaggaaaccgaaggcggaggagagaggaagaagcgaccgGAACCAGGCAGGGGGGATGAAGGATCTACCTCGAGTGGCAGATAG